Proteins found in one Brevibacillus brevis genomic segment:
- a CDS encoding 6-phospho-beta-glucosidase, which produces MSGIKIVTIGGGSSYTPELVEGFIKRYDELPVRELWLVDIPEGEKKLQTVGALAKRMVEKAGVPIEIHLTMDRRKALAGADFVTTQMRVGLLDARIKDERIPLKYGVIGQETNGPGGLFKGLRTIPVIMDICRDMEELCPDAWLINFTNPAGMVTEAVLRYTNRKKVIGLCNVPIGMKMGVATVLGVEQSRVHIDFAGLNHMIFGLGVYLDGENVISQVIDKITGDQSGITMQNILDLGWDKDFIKALGILPCPYHRYYYQTRTMLEHELEEAEQKGTRAEVVKQVEAELFALYEDPDLDIKPPQLEKRGGAYYSEAACNLIYSIYNDKRDIQTVNVRNNGAIASIPDDSAVEVNCVITREGPIPLAVGDLPVPVRGLVQQIKSFERVAAEAAVTGDYHKALLAMNINPLVPSDVIAKKILDEMLEAHKEHLPQFFKPVT; this is translated from the coding sequence ATGAGCGGAATCAAAATTGTGACGATCGGTGGAGGGTCTAGCTATACACCTGAGCTGGTGGAAGGCTTCATCAAGCGCTACGATGAGTTGCCTGTCCGAGAGCTGTGGCTGGTGGACATTCCAGAGGGCGAGAAAAAGCTGCAAACAGTAGGCGCCCTGGCAAAAAGGATGGTAGAGAAGGCAGGGGTGCCTATCGAGATCCATTTGACGATGGATCGGCGAAAAGCACTCGCGGGTGCAGATTTTGTTACGACGCAAATGCGCGTGGGTCTCTTGGATGCGCGAATCAAGGATGAGCGGATTCCTTTGAAATACGGGGTGATCGGTCAGGAAACGAATGGACCTGGCGGCTTGTTCAAAGGCCTGCGTACCATTCCGGTCATTATGGACATTTGTCGTGACATGGAAGAGCTATGTCCAGATGCTTGGCTGATTAACTTCACGAATCCGGCTGGTATGGTCACAGAGGCAGTGCTGCGGTATACCAACCGCAAAAAGGTCATTGGACTGTGTAATGTTCCCATCGGGATGAAAATGGGTGTTGCCACTGTTTTAGGCGTCGAGCAATCACGGGTTCATATTGATTTTGCCGGTTTGAACCATATGATCTTCGGACTGGGTGTGTACTTGGATGGGGAAAACGTCATTTCCCAGGTAATCGATAAAATCACGGGCGACCAATCGGGTATTACAATGCAAAATATTTTGGACCTTGGTTGGGATAAGGATTTTATCAAAGCACTGGGGATTCTCCCGTGCCCGTATCATCGTTACTACTACCAGACGCGCACGATGCTTGAGCATGAGTTGGAAGAAGCGGAGCAGAAGGGGACGCGGGCTGAAGTGGTCAAGCAGGTGGAAGCGGAGCTGTTTGCGCTCTACGAAGATCCAGACTTGGATATCAAGCCTCCGCAGTTGGAGAAACGCGGCGGGGCCTATTACAGCGAGGCAGCTTGCAATCTGATTTACTCCATTTACAACGACAAGCGCGATATCCAGACGGTAAATGTTCGCAACAATGGAGCGATTGCCAGCATTCCGGATGATTCGGCAGTCGAGGTGAACTGCGTCATTACAAGAGAAGGACCGATTCCTTTGGCGGTAGGTGATTTGCCTGTTCCCGTGCGTGGACTCGTACAGCAAATCAAATCGTTTGAGCGAGTCGCAGCTGAGGCAGCTGTAACGGGTGATTACCATAAGGCGCTATTGGCGATGAATATTAACCCGCTGGTGCCGTCTGATGTGATCGCCAAAAAAATACTCGATGAGATGCTGGAGGCGCACAAGGAGCATCTGCCCCAGTTTTTCAAGCCCGTCACATAA
- a CDS encoding PTS lactose/cellobiose transporter subunit IIA produces MDHTDVIFQLILHGGNARSLAMEAIALAKNRDLSGAEDALKRAGEELGRAHQNQTALIQKEIAGEKTEISMLLIHAQDHLMNAITVKDLATEFVELYSQIHAGKEAGV; encoded by the coding sequence ATGGACCATACAGACGTTATTTTTCAACTAATACTTCACGGAGGAAATGCGCGGAGTCTGGCAATGGAAGCGATCGCTCTGGCTAAAAATAGAGACTTGTCAGGTGCGGAGGACGCATTGAAGCGTGCAGGAGAAGAGCTCGGGCGTGCACACCAAAATCAAACGGCACTTATCCAGAAGGAGATAGCGGGCGAAAAGACTGAGATTAGCATGCTCTTGATTCACGCCCAGGATCATTTGATGAACGCAATTACAGTCAAAGATTTGGCGACGGAGTTTGTCGAGCTGTACAGCCAAATCCATGCAGGCAAGGAGGCAGGAGTATGA
- the chbG gene encoding chitin disaccharide deacetylase: MKLIVNADDFGYSKGVNLGIVEAHRDGVVTSATLMVNMEGFEHAVGLAKEHPTLGVGIHLVLTCGSPVSQDVPSLTDGEGRFRRGQDHLISAAPDEIERELRTQLERFMASGLKLTHIDSHHHVHAHPAVLPIVLKLAEEYRVPVRYPWMSGSQEQRDQSGVLTTEGFSHHFYGDDLTVQTFVKIIEDMSDYPVVEIMTHPAYLDEAVLTGSSYAKQRTTELKILTAAELKQYIRDQKIQLVTFSELG, translated from the coding sequence ATGAAATTGATTGTGAATGCAGACGATTTTGGGTATTCCAAAGGCGTCAATCTGGGCATCGTCGAAGCGCATCGGGATGGAGTCGTTACTTCTGCGACCTTGATGGTCAATATGGAGGGGTTCGAGCACGCTGTAGGGCTGGCCAAAGAACATCCAACGCTCGGAGTAGGCATTCATCTGGTGCTCACATGCGGATCGCCAGTCAGTCAGGATGTACCATCGCTAACGGATGGAGAGGGGCGTTTTCGACGCGGGCAAGATCATTTGATTTCTGCTGCACCGGATGAGATCGAGCGGGAGCTGCGGACTCAATTGGAGAGGTTCATGGCGTCGGGGCTCAAGCTGACCCATATCGACAGCCACCACCATGTACATGCACATCCAGCCGTTTTGCCGATTGTTCTGAAGCTGGCAGAGGAATATCGAGTGCCAGTTCGCTATCCGTGGATGTCCGGGTCACAGGAGCAGCGAGACCAGTCGGGTGTTTTGACGACAGAAGGCTTTTCTCATCATTTTTATGGAGACGACCTAACCGTACAAACCTTCGTCAAGATCATAGAGGATATGTCAGATTATCCTGTAGTGGAGATCATGACGCACCCTGCTTATTTGGACGAAGCGGTACTGACAGGCAGTTCATACGCAAAGCAACGAACCACAGAATTAAAAATCTTAACAGCAGCAGAGTTAAAGCAATACATTCGTGATCAAAAAATACAGCTCGTGACTTTTAGCGAACTTGGATAG
- the celB gene encoding PTS cellobiose transporter subunit IIC — translation MRVGGFVSFMENRMMPIAGKMAEQKHLQAIRDGIILTLPLLIIGSLFLIIGFIPIPGYDEFMGGIFGEKWRTKLLYPVGATFDIMGLIVSFGVAYRLAEKYKVDPLSAGAISVASFLLATPYKVMFTPEGVSAAQEVGGVIPVTLMGSQGLFVAMILAILGTEIYRKIIQMKIVISMPPGVPPAVSRSFVALIPAGAVLIVVWLIRILLENTSFESIHNIVKDLLVGPLSVVGSSLIGAIICVLLIHILWAVGLHGAAIVGGIMSPIWLTLMDQNRAAFQANPNGELPNVVTTQFFDMWIYAGGSGATLALVVLMVFMARSKQMKNIGRLSIGPGLFNINEPVIFGMPIVMNPLLIIPFVITPVILVIISYFAMSLGWVAKPSGVSVPWTTPLFVSGYLATGGKVSGMVLQAVNFLISLAIYYPFFRLWDKQKVVEEKAGTASDTAVTM, via the coding sequence ATGCGTGTGGGCGGATTTGTTTCATTTATGGAAAACCGCATGATGCCGATCGCAGGAAAAATGGCGGAACAAAAGCATCTGCAGGCCATTCGTGACGGAATTATCCTTACTTTGCCTTTGTTGATCATTGGTTCACTGTTCCTCATCATTGGCTTCATACCGATACCTGGTTATGACGAATTCATGGGCGGTATTTTCGGCGAAAAATGGCGGACGAAGCTACTGTATCCAGTAGGCGCTACTTTTGACATCATGGGGTTAATTGTGAGTTTTGGCGTCGCCTACCGACTAGCAGAGAAATACAAGGTCGATCCGCTGTCGGCTGGAGCGATCTCTGTTGCTTCCTTCTTGCTCGCTACTCCGTATAAAGTAATGTTCACCCCTGAGGGAGTGAGTGCAGCCCAAGAGGTAGGCGGAGTCATTCCCGTTACGCTGATGGGTAGTCAGGGATTGTTTGTAGCCATGATATTGGCGATTTTAGGAACCGAGATTTATCGCAAAATCATCCAAATGAAAATCGTCATCTCCATGCCACCCGGCGTTCCCCCTGCTGTTTCCCGCTCTTTTGTGGCATTGATCCCTGCGGGTGCTGTGCTTATCGTTGTCTGGCTGATTCGGATTCTGCTAGAAAACACCTCTTTTGAGAGTATTCATAATATTGTAAAAGATCTTCTTGTCGGACCATTGAGTGTGGTCGGCAGCAGCTTGATTGGCGCCATCATCTGTGTGTTGCTCATTCATATTCTCTGGGCTGTTGGTTTGCATGGTGCGGCGATAGTCGGTGGCATTATGAGTCCCATCTGGCTAACACTGATGGACCAGAACAGAGCGGCGTTTCAGGCAAATCCGAACGGTGAATTGCCGAACGTGGTCACCACGCAATTTTTTGACATGTGGATCTATGCAGGGGGATCAGGTGCCACTTTGGCTCTCGTTGTCCTGATGGTATTTATGGCGCGAAGCAAGCAGATGAAAAACATCGGCAGACTATCGATTGGGCCTGGTTTGTTTAACATCAATGAACCGGTCATCTTCGGGATGCCGATTGTCATGAACCCGCTCTTGATTATTCCATTTGTGATTACCCCTGTCATATTGGTCATTATCAGCTATTTTGCGATGTCGCTGGGATGGGTAGCAAAGCCAAGCGGGGTATCTGTTCCGTGGACGACACCATTATTTGTCAGCGGATATTTGGCTACAGGCGGAAAAGTATCGGGGATGGTTCTTCAAGCGGTGAACTTCCTCATCTCGCTCGCGATCTACTATCCGTTCTTCCGTTTGTGGGATAAACAAAAGGTAGTTGAAGAAAAAGCTGGTACTGCTTCCGATACAGCTGTGACTATGTAA
- a CDS encoding PTS sugar transporter subunit IIB: MNILLCCAAGMSTSLLVQKMEEAAREKGLDAKIWAVSADEVKNHIDQAAVLLLGPQVRYKLTEMKKEGASRGIPVDVISTVDYGTLNGKNVLEFALRLKQ, encoded by the coding sequence ATGAATATTTTATTGTGTTGCGCAGCGGGTATGTCGACAAGCTTGCTGGTTCAAAAAATGGAGGAGGCTGCCAGAGAAAAAGGGTTGGACGCTAAAATATGGGCAGTTTCTGCAGATGAAGTGAAGAATCATATCGATCAAGCAGCAGTACTCTTGTTGGGGCCACAAGTTCGTTACAAGCTGACAGAGATGAAAAAAGAAGGGGCATCCAGAGGAATTCCTGTAGACGTAATCAGCACGGTCGATTACGGAACGTTGAACGGGAAAAACGTGCTTGAGTTTGCACTTCGTCTAAAACAGTAG
- a CDS encoding sigma-54-dependent transcriptional regulator — MKRLDLIFQTLVDAGPDKKVSASDLAERLGLSRANVSSDLNRLWKEGRIGKEEGRPTLFFAKQGNDSLYLAETSLDRLAKTNKSLITRIEQAKAAVLYPPRGMHCLILGETGVGKSWFAGMIHEFAVDIGRLDKHAPFVIFNCADYANNPQLLISQLFGVKKGAYTGAEMDRKGLVEKADGGILFLDEVHRLPAEGQEIFFTFMDKGIYRRVGETEMERTAHVQIVMATTENPESSLLKTFMRRIPMVIKLPSLVERGLEERFSITMEIFQEEAFRLGREIQISANAVQAFLCYHCPNNIGQLKTDIQLTCASAYAEFISLKKNQLHVSVQDLPHHVKQGLLLVKDYKQELDEIIGTEHNCFVVQPSKEGIWIGRETEDTTDSVYEKIEQKIYELQNLGVSEEELEFDIENYFTTFIKGVHQRVNKGDMARIIDPFIIHLVEEIVRFAEAKLEKILSQKVIFGLALHIQTSKERLAQGKQIVNPQINHVRIKYKKEFAVALECVRMIEEAILMDLPIGEAGYLTMFFVLDDVSMEEERETIGVLVITHGSGGATAMVDVTNRLLVTQYARAIDLPLEEDSMSVLEKAMKVAREIGSKAGLLLLVDMGSLLGFGEIIEREIGIPVKVIPMVSTPHVIEATRKAMLGHSLEDVYRDVVGMSLYQREEQPKEQVQKHVPALTIVAACLSGEGSALFLKKLLESRLRYDDSLLEFVPLQLIDKAQARSQLRKIKEERKILFVVSNYILDRELRHHSMDDVLNGEAMSDIQQVIDLEEAYLKMQESLGEHLQMVDGQDILADVRMCVGRMEERLNNYLVFDTRIGAYLHICCLVDRLKAGAQSVAYIQKESFLQENRKLYSLIRHELLPLEDKYEVVISEDDVCFIMNFFIHNKTLA, encoded by the coding sequence GTGAAACGATTAGATTTAATATTCCAGACGTTAGTAGACGCTGGTCCCGATAAAAAAGTAAGCGCTTCAGATTTGGCTGAGCGGCTTGGTTTGAGTCGAGCGAATGTGAGCAGCGATTTGAACCGTTTGTGGAAGGAAGGTCGAATCGGGAAGGAAGAAGGGCGTCCGACGCTGTTTTTTGCCAAGCAAGGAAACGATTCGCTCTATTTGGCGGAGACGTCGCTGGACAGGCTGGCGAAGACCAACAAGAGCCTGATCACGCGTATTGAGCAGGCAAAGGCGGCCGTTTTGTATCCGCCGCGAGGGATGCATTGCTTGATTTTGGGGGAAACAGGCGTAGGAAAATCGTGGTTTGCTGGGATGATTCACGAGTTTGCCGTGGATATTGGACGCCTGGATAAGCATGCTCCTTTCGTGATTTTTAACTGTGCCGATTATGCCAACAACCCGCAGCTCTTAATCAGTCAATTGTTCGGAGTCAAAAAAGGGGCGTACACCGGAGCGGAGATGGACCGCAAAGGACTCGTGGAAAAGGCAGACGGCGGCATTCTCTTTCTCGATGAGGTGCATCGGCTGCCGGCGGAAGGACAGGAAATCTTTTTTACCTTTATGGATAAGGGTATATACCGCCGCGTAGGGGAAACAGAGATGGAGCGGACGGCTCACGTCCAGATTGTCATGGCCACGACAGAAAATCCGGAGTCGAGTCTCTTAAAGACGTTCATGAGGCGCATTCCCATGGTCATCAAGCTGCCATCTTTGGTTGAGCGTGGCTTGGAAGAGCGCTTCAGTATTACGATGGAAATTTTTCAAGAAGAGGCTTTTCGGTTGGGGAGAGAGATTCAGATATCGGCCAATGCTGTGCAGGCATTCTTGTGCTATCACTGCCCGAATAACATTGGACAGTTAAAAACGGATATTCAACTCACCTGCGCCAGCGCCTATGCCGAATTCATTTCGTTAAAAAAGAATCAGCTACACGTGTCGGTTCAGGACCTGCCGCATCATGTCAAGCAAGGGCTGCTTTTGGTGAAGGATTACAAGCAGGAGCTCGATGAAATCATTGGGACGGAGCACAATTGCTTTGTCGTGCAGCCATCAAAAGAGGGCATCTGGATCGGACGAGAAACAGAGGATACGACGGACAGTGTCTATGAAAAAATCGAGCAAAAAATATATGAGCTGCAAAACCTCGGTGTGAGTGAAGAAGAATTGGAGTTTGACATCGAGAATTATTTTACGACCTTTATCAAAGGCGTCCATCAACGCGTAAATAAGGGCGACATGGCCCGAATTATCGACCCGTTCATCATTCACCTCGTGGAAGAGATCGTTCGCTTCGCAGAGGCCAAGCTGGAGAAGATTTTGAGCCAGAAGGTAATCTTTGGTCTCGCGCTGCATATTCAGACATCGAAGGAGCGGCTCGCGCAAGGCAAGCAAATCGTGAATCCGCAAATCAACCATGTGCGAATCAAATACAAGAAAGAGTTTGCAGTGGCGCTAGAGTGCGTTCGCATGATAGAAGAAGCGATACTCATGGATCTGCCGATTGGTGAGGCTGGATATTTGACCATGTTTTTCGTGCTCGACGATGTCAGCATGGAGGAAGAACGGGAAACAATCGGAGTGCTTGTGATTACGCACGGAAGCGGCGGTGCGACAGCGATGGTCGATGTGACGAACCGATTGCTAGTCACACAATATGCGAGAGCCATTGACCTGCCGCTTGAAGAAGATTCCATGAGTGTTTTGGAAAAAGCAATGAAAGTAGCCAGAGAGATCGGGAGCAAGGCTGGACTGCTGTTGCTCGTGGATATGGGATCGCTGCTCGGCTTTGGCGAAATTATCGAGCGGGAGATCGGCATTCCGGTCAAGGTCATTCCGATGGTCAGTACGCCGCATGTGATTGAAGCCACTCGAAAGGCCATGCTCGGTCATTCGCTGGAGGATGTTTACCGAGATGTCGTGGGCATGTCGCTCTACCAACGGGAGGAGCAGCCGAAAGAACAGGTGCAAAAGCATGTTCCAGCGCTAACGATTGTCGCTGCCTGCCTGTCTGGCGAAGGCAGTGCCTTGTTTTTGAAAAAGCTGCTGGAATCGAGGCTCAGGTACGATGATAGCCTTCTGGAATTTGTGCCGCTGCAACTGATCGATAAGGCACAGGCACGCAGTCAGCTTCGAAAAATCAAGGAAGAGAGAAAAATTCTGTTCGTGGTGAGCAATTACATTCTCGACCGCGAATTGCGCCACCATAGCATGGACGATGTTTTGAACGGAGAAGCGATGTCTGATATCCAGCAAGTGATCGATCTGGAAGAGGCCTACCTGAAGATGCAAGAGTCGCTGGGGGAGCATCTGCAAATGGTAGACGGTCAAGATATTCTCGCAGACGTGAGGATGTGTGTCGGCCGTATGGAGGAGCGATTGAACAATTATTTGGTTTTTGACACGCGAATTGGGGCCTACTTGCATATCTGCTGCTTGGTAGATCGTCTGAAAGCAGGTGCGCAATCCGTGGCGTATATTCAAAAAGAAAGTTTTTTGCAGGAGAATCGCAAGCTGTACAGCTTAATCCGCCATGAATTATTGCCGCTGGAAGACAAATATGAGGTAGTGATCAGCGAAGACGACGTTTGTTTTATCATGAATTTCTTCATACACAATAAAACACTGGCCTAA
- a CDS encoding sensor histidine kinase: protein MMVFIVFTIWALGLFVLFTDPKRTSIRWACATAFVGAGGFISGAIDETIMPHFADYLAAKPGTTNTLILVSRISSFVCQAGLPYTFLMFSVHSTEFLSRRIKLTIQYAALILPLGMLWITPVYPELLFNYWIMVAWVIPFFLFSCTLLVVQYMREKDPLVKKNSFFTNVLIIVPLFFVFIFIYIMRTQNDYEAWRYNIGVVTIQFILIVAISLKYGFLGVRLRVEKRRLDSTLRALTSGAQIINHTIKNEAGKISLYADRIETYADETNQPSLKEDALVLMQSSQHMLDMMNRIQNQLRDVELREEPCDPSQIIGQVTQNLTPYILKQQVEVVSELDETLRLHGDGVQLREVITNLCMNALEAMKSGGKLHLQLFLSHKHLIITVADTGTGITKENLPHVLDPFFSTKRTGQNFGLGLSYCYNVMQKHQGQLEIYSEQGKGTTVFLFFPKKRVITTYSE, encoded by the coding sequence ATGATGGTTTTCATCGTGTTTACCATATGGGCATTAGGTCTGTTTGTGCTGTTCACAGACCCGAAACGAACGTCGATCCGCTGGGCTTGTGCAACTGCCTTTGTTGGGGCTGGGGGCTTTATCTCAGGCGCGATTGACGAGACGATCATGCCCCATTTTGCAGATTACCTGGCCGCAAAGCCCGGGACCACGAACACCCTGATATTAGTAAGCCGCATCTCTTCTTTTGTTTGCCAAGCGGGCTTGCCCTATACGTTTCTCATGTTTTCCGTGCACTCAACTGAATTCTTGTCTCGCAGAATAAAGCTGACGATACAATATGCTGCTCTCATCCTGCCGCTTGGGATGCTTTGGATTACACCCGTTTATCCCGAACTGCTTTTTAACTACTGGATTATGGTGGCATGGGTGATTCCGTTTTTTCTGTTCTCCTGTACGTTGCTTGTCGTACAGTACATGCGAGAAAAAGATCCACTCGTGAAAAAGAACAGCTTTTTCACGAACGTACTCATCATCGTTCCGTTGTTTTTCGTCTTTATTTTCATCTATATCATGCGCACTCAGAACGATTACGAAGCTTGGCGCTACAACATTGGCGTGGTCACGATCCAGTTTATCCTGATCGTTGCCATCAGTTTGAAATATGGCTTCCTTGGCGTCCGTCTCCGCGTGGAGAAAAGACGTCTGGACAGTACCTTGCGTGCCTTGACTTCCGGTGCGCAAATCATTAACCATACGATCAAAAATGAAGCAGGCAAAATCTCGCTGTATGCCGACCGTATCGAGACATATGCGGATGAAACCAACCAGCCATCGCTAAAAGAAGATGCGCTTGTCCTGATGCAATCCTCGCAGCATATGCTGGACATGATGAATCGGATTCAAAACCAACTGAGGGACGTCGAGTTGCGAGAAGAACCATGTGACCCCAGCCAAATCATTGGGCAAGTCACACAAAATCTGACGCCCTATATCCTGAAACAACAGGTAGAAGTCGTTAGTGAATTGGACGAAACACTTCGCTTGCATGGCGATGGCGTACAACTGCGCGAAGTCATCACCAACTTGTGCATGAATGCGCTGGAAGCCATGAAGTCGGGCGGCAAGCTCCATCTTCAGCTATTTTTGTCCCACAAGCATCTCATCATCACTGTCGCAGACACAGGCACAGGCATTACAAAAGAGAACCTGCCTCACGTGCTCGATCCTTTTTTCTCTACAAAAAGGACAGGGCAAAACTTTGGTCTTGGGCTCTCCTACTGCTACAATGTCATGCAAAAGCATCAGGGCCAACTGGAAATCTACAGTGAGCAAGGCAAAGGAACCACCGTTTTCCTGTTCTTCCCGAAAAAGCGCGTCATCACAACCTACTCTGAATAG
- a CDS encoding response regulator: MNPIRVFLVEDDPVWRKGLIDFLNKEPDLTVIGEAGFKAEAIERFLPAKADVVLMDINLTENNLDGIETAIEFMALQADSKIIMLTSLTDEAVIVESFSAGAVNYISKSSFKEIPDAIRAAHNSQSAIHPTAAAALRNEFLRLKNDENQKLLSPAERDILQLIHQGHTQTQIEQSLHITKRTIKNHINRILKKMGVKTSKEAAAKASQKKLF; the protein is encoded by the coding sequence ATGAATCCAATCAGGGTATTTTTAGTAGAAGACGATCCCGTCTGGCGCAAAGGCCTCATTGACTTCCTGAACAAAGAACCGGATCTCACTGTAATAGGGGAAGCAGGGTTCAAAGCAGAAGCAATCGAGCGCTTTTTGCCTGCCAAAGCGGATGTCGTCTTAATGGACATTAACTTGACCGAGAACAATTTGGACGGGATCGAGACGGCAATCGAATTCATGGCACTTCAAGCTGACAGCAAAATCATCATGCTCACCTCTCTGACAGACGAGGCAGTGATCGTGGAATCATTTTCCGCAGGTGCCGTCAACTACATCAGCAAATCGAGCTTCAAGGAAATTCCCGACGCCATCCGTGCTGCTCACAACAGCCAATCTGCCATTCACCCTACGGCGGCTGCGGCACTGCGCAACGAATTTTTGCGTTTGAAAAACGATGAAAACCAAAAGCTGTTATCTCCCGCAGAAAGAGACATCCTACAACTCATCCACCAAGGTCATACGCAGACGCAGATCGAACAATCTCTCCACATCACGAAGCGTACGATCAAAAATCACATCAACCGAATCCTTAAAAAAATGGGCGTCAAAACAAGCAAGGAAGCGGCCGCAAAAGCCAGCCAAAAAAAGCTATTCTAG
- a CDS encoding AMP-binding protein: MALIYSFLKTILMLWFRPRVLGLSKIDLSKPSLITPNHVSLLDAVLLSFCLPKEATFVVNTEIAKRFAFFLRFRKHIAIDPLNPYSIRHMLRVLRNGQTLVIFPEGRITTTGGIMKIYSGVGYLALRTGVTVYPIIINGLERSIFSYLKGKLKLSWFPDVTMTVGTPFTIERDPNLSMRQQKATANDRILRTLQEGLFESRMKQNVNLFDEVLEAARLNGAKMEIAKDLTSAIDYKTLLIGSYLLGNKLQPMLLGKPVVGVFLPNSVGHLVTLLSLFRIGVTPAILNFSLGIRSLLDCCETAHIDTILTSRVFIEKGKLEHIIAGLSPSMKIIYLEDLKASATAFDKVSALFSYLRKKKASAASNELILFTSGSESKPKGVILTHTNLYANIQQVTSVIDITSRDKFFNALPMFHSFGLTAGTLLPVVKGIPVYLYPSPLHYKAISELVYDQNATILFGTSTFMAGYGRMAHPYNFYTLRYVFAGAEKLKDDVRKLWMEKFGVRIFEGYGATETAPILALNTPLANKPGTVGRLMPGMSAKLEPVEGIDAGGELLVKGPNVMKGYMIHGKGFVPAEEWYHTGDLVTADKDGFLSIQSRLKRFAKIGGEMVSLNLVEELAMQCFGHSGFAAITVNDARKGERVLLFTTDETVQLSQLRAYLTEKQFSPLLIPGTMQVIKALPLLGSGKTDYVSLKQLAETGGK, from the coding sequence ATGGCCCTTATTTATTCTTTCTTAAAAACGATCCTGATGCTGTGGTTTCGTCCTCGTGTGCTTGGACTCTCCAAAATCGACTTGTCGAAACCATCTCTTATCACTCCCAATCACGTCTCCTTGCTAGATGCGGTACTCCTATCCTTTTGCTTGCCAAAAGAAGCGACCTTTGTCGTCAACACGGAGATCGCCAAGCGGTTTGCGTTTTTCCTCCGCTTCCGCAAGCATATCGCAATCGATCCGCTCAACCCGTACTCCATCCGCCACATGCTCCGCGTCCTTCGAAACGGGCAGACGCTGGTGATTTTTCCAGAAGGTCGGATTACGACGACGGGCGGCATCATGAAAATCTACAGCGGTGTCGGCTATCTCGCGCTCCGAACTGGTGTAACGGTTTACCCAATCATTATTAATGGCCTGGAACGTTCGATCTTCTCATATTTGAAAGGAAAGCTGAAGCTCTCCTGGTTCCCTGATGTGACCATGACAGTAGGCACTCCGTTCACCATCGAGCGCGATCCAAACCTGTCGATGCGCCAACAAAAAGCCACGGCCAATGATCGCATCCTACGTACTCTCCAAGAAGGCTTGTTCGAAAGCCGAATGAAGCAAAACGTGAATCTGTTCGATGAAGTTCTCGAAGCAGCTCGCCTGAATGGTGCAAAAATGGAAATCGCCAAGGACCTGACGTCCGCGATCGACTACAAGACCTTGTTAATCGGCAGCTACTTGCTCGGCAACAAATTGCAGCCGATGCTTTTGGGAAAACCGGTTGTCGGTGTTTTCCTTCCCAATTCAGTGGGTCATCTCGTAACGTTACTCTCGTTGTTCCGCATCGGCGTCACTCCAGCCATCCTGAACTTTTCACTCGGGATTCGTTCCCTGCTGGATTGCTGCGAGACTGCTCATATCGATACGATCCTGACATCGCGTGTATTCATTGAAAAAGGAAAGCTGGAGCACATCATCGCAGGTCTTTCACCGAGCATGAAAATTATTTATCTCGAGGATTTGAAAGCATCCGCGACTGCTTTTGATAAAGTGTCTGCACTGTTCTCTTATTTGCGGAAGAAAAAGGCTTCTGCGGCTAGCAACGAGCTGATCCTCTTTACCTCCGGCAGCGAGAGCAAGCCAAAAGGTGTCATCCTGACGCATACGAATCTGTACGCGAATATTCAACAAGTGACCAGTGTGATTGACATTACGAGTCGCGACAAGTTTTTCAATGCCCTGCCTATGTTCCACAGCTTCGGCCTTACTGCGGGAACACTCTTACCGGTAGTGAAAGGCATCCCGGTCTATCTGTATCCAAGTCCGTTGCATTACAAAGCGATTTCCGAATTAGTCTACGACCAAAACGCAACGATTCTCTTTGGAACCTCGACCTTTATGGCTGGTTACGGACGTATGGCCCATCCTTACAACTTCTACACCTTGCGCTACGTATTTGCAGGAGCGGAAAAGCTAAAGGATGATGTGCGCAAGCTGTGGATGGAAAAGTTCGGTGTGCGGATTTTTGAAGGCTATGGGGCAACGGAAACAGCTCCGATCCTGGCGCTCAACACCCCGCTGGCTAACAAACCGGGAACCGTCGGGCGCTTGATGCCAGGGATGTCCGCCAAGCTGGAACCAGTAGAAGGAATCGATGCTGGCGGAGAGCTTTTGGTGAAGGGTCCGAACGTCATGAAAGGTTATATGATTCACGGAAAAGGCTTTGTTCCCGCTGAGGAATGGTATCACACAGGTGATTTGGTTACTGCTGACAAGGACGGCTTTCTCAGTATTCAATCCCGCTTGAAGCGCTTCGCCAAAATCGGCGGCGAGATGGTTTCTCTCAATCTGGTTGAGGAACTGGCTATGCAATGCTTTGGACACTCCGGTTTTGCTGCGATCACAGTGAATGATGCGCGAAAAGGTGAGCGTGTCCTGCTATTTACCACAGATGAAACGGTTCAACTGAGCCAATTGCGCGCGTATTTGACGGAAAAGCAATTCTCGCCACTGCTCATTCCAGGTACGATGCAAGTCATCAAGGCTCTACCACTTCTCGGTAGTGGAAAAACGGATTACGTCAGCCTGAAACAACTGGCCGAAACGGGAGGAAAATGA